From the candidate division KSB1 bacterium genome, the window TTGTCCAAAAGCCACTGCCGGTGGACGACCCACGGGTCAGGCAGCCGGATATTACCAAGGCCAGGCAGGTGCTGGGGTGGGAGCCAAAGGTTGGGCTCGAAGAGGGGCTGACCCTCACGATCGACTGGTTCAAGAGAAAGCTGGCGGAAGAGGCGCCGCGAGGATGAACCCCCTCTATGGAGGGAGAAGATAGACAGGTGGTGCCGCAGCGGGTGCTGGTGATTCGCTTTAGCTCCATTGGCGACATTGTGCTCGCCAGCCCGTTGCTTCGCGCGTTGGCAAGGACATTTCCCAGTGCGGACATGGATTTTGCCACCAAAGAGGAATTCGCGGACCTGGTCCGCTTTTCGCCCTACGTGCACAAGGTGCTCGTCTTGCCAAAAGGCGGCAAATGGCGGCAGCTTGAGAGGCTGCGGCAAGAGGTGAAAGCTCGCCGCTACGATGTCATCGTTGACATTCACAAGAACTTTCGCAGCTTCTACGTGCGCTTGGGCGCAGGGCCAGCGAAGGTGCTCCGCTACCGCAAGTGGCGCTGGGCCCGCACGCTGCTCATCGTGGCCAAGAAGAACGTTTATCCCGGCGTCGTACCGGTCTACCAGCGCTATCTAGCCGCGGTCGGTGTACTCGGGGTGAAGGGCGATGGGCGCGGGCCAGAGGTTTTTTTGGATCCGGCTGCCCGACAGCGCGTGCAGAAGAGACTCGAACAGGTCGGATTCATGACGCACCCGTTGCGCGTCGCCATAGTGCCGGGAGCGGGTTTTTTCACCAAGCGCTGGCTTCCGGAGCGCTTTGCAGAGGTTGCCGATTCCTTGGCTGAGAGGCACCAGAGCGGTGCGCTTATCCTTGGCGATGCCAAGGATCGAACAATTGCCGAACAGGTGGTCTCGCACATGCAGACACCGCATCTAAACCTGGCGGGCGCCCTTTCGCTCATGGAGAGCGCGGCAGCTCTTGACTGTTGCGACCTGGTCTTGTGCAACGACACCGGACTGATGCACATTGCGGCGGCACTGGGCAAGTGCGTGGTGGCTATCTTCGGACCGACAACCGAGGAGTTGGGCTTTTTCCCGTTCGGCGAGCTTACGCGTGTGGTGCAGAAAGATCTCCCCTGTCGGCCATGTTCCGCGATGGGGTCCACGCGCTGCCCCAAGAGGCACTTTCGTTGCATGCGGGACATCTCCGCGCAGGAAGTGGTGGTTGCTGCCGAAGAGCTTTTGGCCAGAAGGGGAAAGGAGTTTTGCGAAAGGAGGGCCAGGAACTGAGTACAAAGGACTTGTCTGACCCAAAGACGTTGGCCTTGCGTATTGCCGATCTCTCTTTAGACAAGAAGGCCTCGTCAGTGTTGGTGATGGACTTGCGGGGCTTGTGTTCGTTTACAGACTATTTCGTGTTGTGCACCGGTGCCTCCGACACGCAGGTCAAGGCCATCACCGACCACATCGAGGAGGAGCTGAGCAAAGAGCACATCGAGCCTTGGCACCGCGAGGGCTACACGCACCTACGCTGGGTGATTCTCGACTACATCGACGTGGTGGCGCACATTTTCCAGCCCGAGGTGCGAGAATTCTACGGCCTGGAGCAGTTATGGGGCGATGCGGAGGTCATTGAGGTAGGGGAGGACACCGGACGAGGCAACCAAGAGTTGGGGAGGGCACCAAGATGAGGACACTCGGCATTCTCACCAATGGCGGCGACACATGCAGCCTTAATGCGGTAATAAAGAGCATTCGGGATAACGCGATCGAGGCTGGGTTCCCGAGGGTTCTGGGCTTTGAGGACGGGTATAAAGGGGTGATGACCAAATCGGTGCGACTCCTTACTTGGGAACCAATTGACCCCTATCAGGGCGGTACAATTCTCAGGTCGAGGAGGGATGCACCCCGATCTGACGACGACAAGAGAATCCTATTCGAAAATCTGTGCGAATTAGAGGTGGACACCTTGATCGTCATAGGTGGTGACGGAAGTTTGAGTGCAACCAGGGAACTATTTGAATGGTCCGGGTCGAGCAACTACCCCGTGAAAATCCTGGGGTTTCCTCGCACCATTGATAACGACATAAGAACGAACACTTTTGAGGGAAGTGTTGAGGTAGCTCTTTGTCCCGGATACCCTTCAGCAGCCCTGAAGATAGCTCGTCTGACGAGGGATTTGAGGACCACAGCAATGTCC encodes:
- the rsfS gene encoding ribosome silencing factor, translated to MRKEGQELSTKDLSDPKTLALRIADLSLDKKASSVLVMDLRGLCSFTDYFVLCTGASDTQVKAITDHIEEELSKEHIEPWHREGYTHLRWVILDYIDVVAHIFQPEVREFYGLEQLWGDAEVIEVGEDTGRGNQELGRAPR
- the waaF gene encoding lipopolysaccharide heptosyltransferase II, producing MEGEDRQVVPQRVLVIRFSSIGDIVLASPLLRALARTFPSADMDFATKEEFADLVRFSPYVHKVLVLPKGGKWRQLERLRQEVKARRYDVIVDIHKNFRSFYVRLGAGPAKVLRYRKWRWARTLLIVAKKNVYPGVVPVYQRYLAAVGVLGVKGDGRGPEVFLDPAARQRVQKRLEQVGFMTHPLRVAIVPGAGFFTKRWLPERFAEVADSLAERHQSGALILGDAKDRTIAEQVVSHMQTPHLNLAGALSLMESAAALDCCDLVLCNDTGLMHIAAALGKCVVAIFGPTTEELGFFPFGELTRVVQKDLPCRPCSAMGSTRCPKRHFRCMRDISAQEVVVAAEELLARRGKEFCERRARN